TTGTGCCACAACGTGTGGCAACATCTTCTAAAGAAATGGTATTTCCATGGGCATCTTCGCCAAAGATAAGCACGGAGTCTCCAACAGAGACATCTTCGATGTGAGATACATCAACCATCATAAAATCCATACAGATATTTCCTGCCATTGCAGCCTTTTGTCCTTTTATAAGGACATGACCCTTGCCGCTAAAATGTCTATGTAGACCATCAAAATAGCCAAGTGGGACAACAGCAATTTTTGCATTATTTTGCTTGATTAGATAATTTCTTCCATAGCTAATTGTATCTCCAGCATCACAGTAGTTGATGCCAACAATACGAGAAGATAGAGATAATGCGGGTTTTAGAGAGGATTTTACAAGACCAAAAAGAGCAAGTCCTGGCCTTATCATGTTGCCCTCTGGAAAAAAGGTGCGAAGAGCTCCACTTGAATTTGCGGCATGAATCCATTTTGGATGAATTCCTTCTTTTGAAAGCGTATCTACACAGTATCTAAAGCGAGTTACTTGAGATTTTGTAAATGCGTCATGCTCTTCCATATCAGAGCATGCAAAGTGCGTCATGACACCTTCTAAAATCAATGCTTGTGAGTTTTGTATCTCTTTTGCCAAGAAAAGAGCATCTGTTTCTCTGCAACCAAGCCTGCTCATGCCTGTGTCGATGTGTAGGTGTACTTTAATTTTTTTATTTTGTGTGTGAGCAAGAGTGTCTAGCCTTTGGATTGTATCTAGTGAGCTAACAGCTAGTTCAAACTCCCAGTTGACAATCTTTTCAAGTTCATAAAGAGCTGCATGTATGACAAAGATGGATGTATTAATATTTTGCCTTTTCAAGAAAATGGCCTCATCTGGGTGAGCAACACCTAAAATATCCACACCGCACTTTTGTAAAAACTTAGATAAAATGACAGGGTCTGTTCCGTAAGCATTGGCTTTTACCATACAGAGAACACGCGTGTCTTTAAATGTTTTGAGGTTACTTTCTATGTGGCTTAAGTTGATAGTTAAATGGTTGTTGCAGGGCATATCTTTAAATTGATCTGTAATATCTAAAATATGCTTTTTGTTTGGTCCCTGGATGAGTACAGTATCCTCTTTAGTAAGATGAGGGTAGAGGGCGTGAATTGCATCTTCTGGTGTTTGATAGGTATTAAAAGGATGATTAAGTAAAGACATGAGAATGTCATGACCCGTTCCTGTAAGTACCAGAGATAAATTAGCATCTTTAATGGACTCTGCAATTTTTTTTGCCTGCATTGGAGAATAAGATCCTTCATTTCTAATTCCCTCGAAGATAAAGAATTTTTTTCCAGAAGATGGGTTCGTAAATAAATTGAGCTTTTTAATAGCAAGATCTACAGACATAGGATCTGCGGAATAAGCATCGTTGATAAAGAGTGTTCCAAGGGGAGATCTCCAAATTTCTGTCTGCATAGGCTCTGGCGTATATTCTTTTATAGCAAGAGCGATATCCTCTTCTTTTAAACCAAATAGCATGCTTGCTTTTAGCGTAATATTGATAAGATCCATAGCATGAGGAAATGGATGGCTCCACAAGTAGTTATAGACCGCTTTACTTGGAAATGTAATTTGAAAGGCAAGATGTCTATCTGATAGGCTTGTTTGCTTAGCAAAAGGTAGGGAAGAAAAATTATTGTTCCAATGTAATTTATTACCTTGAGCTGTTTGTAAATGCAAATTTAATAGAGGCTCGTTTGGAAATAAGAGCCAGTTGCCTTTAAGAATGGATTGAAGAAGTTTGGATTTTTCCTTTATAAGTATGTCGGGGATGTCTTTAGTTGTAGTTAAAATGGAGTGAGTGGGTTTAATCATGGTAAGGAGATGATCCATATCTCCAGGTTCTGAAATACCAGCCTCGATGAGGGCAATTTCGTGTGTTTGAGAGATTTGTAGTAAGCTTAAAGCAACTCCAATTTGGCTATTAAAGCTTTCTGGGGAAGCTGTAACTTGTTTTTTCTTTTTTAAAATAAAATAGAGAAAATCTTTAACCATCGTCTTGCCATATGAGCCTGTGATGGCAATAACATCTGTTTTTTTTTCGCTTCGATAGATTGCAGCAAGTTCTTGAAGGGATCTTAGAGGGTTTTGAACTTTGATTAATGAGGGGTGAGTATCTGGATACTCTTTTTTGACAAGAACGTATTTGGCACCTCTTTTTAGGGCATCGTTTACGAAGCTATGTCCATCATGGATTGTTCCTGGAAGGGCTACAAAAATTGCATTTTTTGATTCAATGAGCCTTGAGTCAATAGTAATTTGGTCAATGAGAGGATCTTTTCCTTTGAAATGTTCCCATTTTCTAAGATCAAATGTATCCATACTTAGTTTTTATGTAAAAGAGCGTAGTGATAAATAGCTATAGAGTAGATGACAATTATTGGTAATAAAATAGTGATAAAAGGAGGTAAAAGTTGATTTTCTGCGACGATAAAGGCAGCATCCATGAGTGTGATCATAACTACGAAGCCAAATATGGAAACACAGTAAATAAAAAAGAGAGGTAAATTTCTGCTAAAGCGCATGCAATAAGGCGCTGGTATTAAAACAACTGCAAGTGTAATGAGGGGCATGAGAAGCTTATAAGAAAAATGGGCAATAAGTTCACCCTTCTCTTCTAGGGGCTTTTTGTGGCTATGATAAATCTCTGTAAAAAGCTCTGTTAAAGACTCTCCTGAAATAGGTATAATGGATTCTTGAATCGCTTCCTCTTCTGGGTGCAGCGTTGGAAAGGTAGTCTCTTCAAAAGAGTGTTGCAGTGATAGTTGATTATTTTTGTTTCTAACCAGTACATCTACATATCTTCCTTTGGGAACAGTTCCATCTAGTTCAAGATATTTGATACGTGTGATATGATCACTATCTTTTATCCAAAATACATCAAAGAAGAGGTTTTGTTTAGGGTCAAAGTTTTGGTAAACTAGAACAGAGCCATCTTTCATTTGAATGGTAAAAAGTGTAGGAGTTGTTTTGTCTAATTTATTTTCGACATATTCTTTCTCAATATTTTTAAGGTAAATTTCTGCGTTGGGCAAAAGAAATTCAGTGTTTAGATAGAGAAGAGTCATACAAAGAAAGGCAAAGAGAAAAAGAGGACGTAAGATAGTATTGAAGGATAATCCCCCTGCAGATAGAGCTACAAGTTCTCTTTTGTTGTTGAGAGAAGAGAGCACTTTTATCGTTGCAAGCATAAGGGCGAAGGGAATGATGATGCCTGCTCGTTTAGTGAAATGACTGGAATAGTAGTAGCTTAAATCTAAGATAGAAAAGCGTGCATAGGTAAAGTTTTTTACATGTACAGAGTAGTCTATCAACACATAGAGAAAGTAAAATCCGATAATAAAGAATAGGAATACTTTTAGAGCCTCTTTAAAGATGTAGCGCTGCCAAATTTTTGTTAGGATCATTCGATGCCTCGGTTAATACGCTTGAGGGTCCACAAACTGTATGTTATGATGAGTAATAGAGGGAAGCAATAGATGAATGAAGATAACAGAGCGTTTGTTGCAAGACTTTTTGCAAGAAAGAAAGTGGCAAATGAAAAGGCTGCAAGAAGGCTTACGATGATGATGTTCTTTTTTACTTTTTTTCTGCTAATTTCGATGCCAAAAGATACTCCCATTAGCGTAAAGACGAAGGGTGCAAGCCCCATATTGATGCGTCTTGCAAGCTCTGAGTAGCAACTATTGACAATATTTTTGAGTGTTTTTTGATCTTTTGTATTTTCTTTCTTGGCAATTTTTAAAGATTTTTTTTCTGAGATGAGTCTTGCAAGTAGAAAGCGCATATGCAAGTGGTCTGGGCAGATGCGGGCTGTTGTTTTTTTTAAGAGCCCTGTAAATTCTGTTGCAGGTGTTTTTGTCTCTTGCTGATTTTCAATGATGAGATGATCAAAAGCATCTGTAACTGGCAAGCTAGAGATGAATGAAACATGGCTTCCTGTGAGGTCTGTGTTGATAAGCTCTAGTTTTTTTGCAAAAAAGAGAGATAACCTAGCAGCATCTTTTTGGTGTACAGCAACGATGACGTCTTTTGCAGATCTTCCGGCCTTTGTTGAGCCAGCTTTAATAAAAGCATCTCTTCTTTTTAAAAAGGATTTGTTTTTTAAGAGAGCTAATGGATTTAGGGAAGAGAGCTCTTGTACCATTTGTTTTGATGCGAGGTGCGAGTTGGTTGCAACCTCTGAAACAATATAAAAATTTAAAAATGAGAGAAGCGCAGATGCGACAAGCAAGGGGGCAATGATTGAAGGCAGACTTTTTCCAAGTGCTCTAAAGGCAATAAACTCATGCTCTCGAGAGAGTTTTTGCATGAGCAAAAGGGCAGACAGAAGACAAGATATGGGTATGGCTACGGGTAAAATATAGGGAAACTGATACAGGATAAAATAAAAAAGAGCCTGTAGGGGCGCCCCAAGAGATGCAAAGCTTGCAGTTTCATGCAACCTAGAAATAACAAGTAAAAAAATGAAGGCAATAACAGAAAGAACAAATACTTTTAAGTAATGGCTTAGGAGGTAGCGCCAAAAAATAGGCATATCAACCCTTCAAGGTGATGCTTTAAAAGAGATCATTCTACAGGAAGTAAGAGAAAAAAGCTTGGAAAATTTACGATAAAAAAGGGGGGTATCAATGGAAAATATAATTGGAAGTTTTAAGATTATTAGAGTAAAACTTTGGGCTCAGGTTGTTTTTAGAGTGGATGAATTGTTCTGTGTATAGTACAATAAAGATGAAAAAACAAAATTTTGATGACTGAAGAATTTGAGGAGTGGCTAGGAGAAGAAACCGCTAGATCTCGTGTTCAGATTGCTAAGCGCCTCTCTAAAATTAGAGAGGAGGGGTACTTTGCGGATCATAAAATAAGTAAGAGAGTCTGTTTGGGAACTTCGGAGGGACAATGGGAGGAGGATTTATTATTCTCTAATTCCTGTGAGTCAAGTATTGTTACTTTTGGGAGGAAATAAAAATGGTCAGACCAAAGATATACACAAACAATTCTTGAACTTGTTTGTGTATACACATAAATTAATTCTTGAACTTGTATAGTAACGCGAGCATGGGCATATCAACAATTCTTTATTTGTGGTGTATATAAAATTGTTTGGGTCTACTAAATGGTATATTTTGATGGGAGGGATAGAAGAAGGTCCCTTCACGTTTAAAGAGTTAAAAATGGATGCTAGAATAACTCCTGATACTCTTGCAAGAAAGGAAGGCTCGAAAGAGTTTGCTCCTATCAAAAGTTACAAGGAGTTTAAAGAGCTCTTTAAAGACGAAAAAGAAAAGGAGCGCGAAGAGGAAGAAGATTCTTCTTTGAAGTGGTCAAAAGATGGTATAATCAC
The window above is part of the Chlamydiales bacterium genome. Proteins encoded here:
- the alr gene encoding alanine racemase; translated protein: MDTFDLRKWEHFKGKDPLIDQITIDSRLIESKNAIFVALPGTIHDGHSFVNDALKRGAKYVLVKKEYPDTHPSLIKVQNPLRSLQELAAIYRSEKKTDVIAITGSYGKTMVKDFLYFILKKKKQVTASPESFNSQIGVALSLLQISQTHEIALIEAGISEPGDMDHLLTMIKPTHSILTTTKDIPDILIKEKSKLLQSILKGNWLLFPNEPLLNLHLQTAQGNKLHWNNNFSSLPFAKQTSLSDRHLAFQITFPSKAVYNYLWSHPFPHAMDLINITLKASMLFGLKEEDIALAIKEYTPEPMQTEIWRSPLGTLFINDAYSADPMSVDLAIKKLNLFTNPSSGKKFFIFEGIRNEGSYSPMQAKKIAESIKDANLSLVLTGTGHDILMSLLNHPFNTYQTPEDAIHALYPHLTKEDTVLIQGPNKKHILDITDQFKDMPCNNHLTINLSHIESNLKTFKDTRVLCMVKANAYGTDPVILSKFLQKCGVDILGVAHPDEAIFLKRQNINTSIFVIHAALYELEKIVNWEFELAVSSLDTIQRLDTLAHTQNKKIKVHLHIDTGMSRLGCRETDALFLAKEIQNSQALILEGVMTHFACSDMEEHDAFTKSQVTRFRYCVDTLSKEGIHPKWIHAANSSGALRTFFPEGNMIRPGLALFGLVKSSLKPALSLSSRIVGINYCDAGDTISYGRNYLIKQNNAKIAVVPLGYFDGLHRHFSGKGHVLIKGQKAAMAGNICMDFMMVDVSHIEDVSVGDSVLIFGEDAHGNTISLEDVATRCGTNVHELITCMGPRIQRVFIEYEH
- a CDS encoding LptF/LptG family permease; translated protein: MILTKIWQRYIFKEALKVFLFFIIGFYFLYVLIDYSVHVKNFTYARFSILDLSYYYSSHFTKRAGIIIPFALMLATIKVLSSLNNKRELVALSAGGLSFNTILRPLFLFAFLCMTLLYLNTEFLLPNAEIYLKNIEKEYVENKLDKTTPTLFTIQMKDGSVLVYQNFDPKQNLFFDVFWIKDSDHITRIKYLELDGTVPKGRYVDVLVRNKNNQLSLQHSFEETTFPTLHPEEEAIQESIIPISGESLTELFTEIYHSHKKPLEEKGELIAHFSYKLLMPLITLAVVLIPAPYCMRFSRNLPLFFIYCVSIFGFVVMITLMDAAFIVAENQLLPPFITILLPIIVIYSIAIYHYALLHKN
- a CDS encoding LptF/LptG family permease, giving the protein MPIFWRYLLSHYLKVFVLSVIAFIFLLVISRLHETASFASLGAPLQALFYFILYQFPYILPVAIPISCLLSALLLMQKLSREHEFIAFRALGKSLPSIIAPLLVASALLSFLNFYIVSEVATNSHLASKQMVQELSSLNPLALLKNKSFLKRRDAFIKAGSTKAGRSAKDVIVAVHQKDAARLSLFFAKKLELINTDLTGSHVSFISSLPVTDAFDHLIIENQQETKTPATEFTGLLKKTTARICPDHLHMRFLLARLISEKKSLKIAKKENTKDQKTLKNIVNSCYSELARRINMGLAPFVFTLMGVSFGIEISRKKVKKNIIIVSLLAAFSFATFFLAKSLATNALLSSFIYCFPLLLIITYSLWTLKRINRGIE
- a CDS encoding DUF4339 domain-containing protein, with the translated sequence MFGSTKWYILMGGIEEGPFTFKELKMDARITPDTLARKEGSKEFAPIKSYKEFKELFKDEKEKEREEEEDSSLKWSKDGIITQEHSSAPGPFVDFIVLLLIVLLLWAIFWIFRK